One Pomacea canaliculata isolate SZHN2017 linkage group LG9, ASM307304v1, whole genome shotgun sequence DNA segment encodes these proteins:
- the LOC112571929 gene encoding selenoprotein K-like gives MVYVSGGQILNSKSRWRLSFIPDIFWGIINFIVLFFQTMINPNMSKRGSAYTSDYRPPGSGPGGPPGGPRRRMGGFGGGGGAPSPPPMGGG, from the exons ATGGTTTACGTGTCTGGTG gtcAGATCCTCAATTCTAAGTCACGATGGCGGCTTTCCTTCATTCCAGATATATTTTGGGGAATCATCAATTTCATTGTCCTCTT ctttCAGACAATGATTAAT CCCAACATGTCCAAACGAGGTTCTGCGTATACGTCAGACTACAGGCCACCAGGAAGTGGTCCAGGAGG GCCACCTGGAGGCCCAAGACGAAGAATGGGTGGCTTTGGAGGAGGCGGGG GTGCACCAAGCCCACCTCCTATGGGTGGTGGATGA
- the LOC112571928 gene encoding methylglutaconyl-CoA hydratase, mitochondrial-like isoform X2 — MRRFRYKNAMGRKIMQQFMEGMNQVKFDNAVRCVIIRSEVPGVFCAGADLKERAQMTNAEVSAFVQKLRFSLSELAGLPVPTIAAIDGAALGGGLELALACDMRIAACSAKIGLVETSLAIIPGAGGTQRLPRIVGVARAKELIFTSRVLDGVQAEKMGVVNHVVEQNKEGTAAYERALTLAEEIIPQGPVALRMAKLAINQGSEVDISSGLKYEEAYYAQVIPTKDRIEGLMAFKEKRRPKYKGH, encoded by the exons ATGCGGAGATTTAGATACAAGAATGCCATGGGAAGAAAAATTATGCAACAG TTCATGGAAGGGATGAATCAAGTAAAGTTTGACAATGCTGTTCGTTGTGTCATCATACGTAGTGAGGTCCCTGGAGTGTTTTGTGCAG GAGCTGACTTGAAAGAACGTGCACAGATGACAAATGCGGAAGTGTCAGCCTTTGTTCAGAAACTTCGTTTCTCTCTTTCGGAGTTGGCTGGGCTTCCTGTTCCAACTATAGCAGCAATAGATGGTGCAGCCTTGGGTGGTGGACTAGAGTTGGCGTTAGCTTGTGACATGCGAATAGCTG cctgtTCTGCAAAGATAGGATTGGTAGAGACATCACTTGCAATTATTCCTGGTGCTG GTGGGACACAACGTTTACCTCGTATTGTTGGTGTAGCTCGTGCAAAGGAACTGATTTTTACAAGTCGAGTTTTGGATGGCGTGCAGGCTGAAAAGATGGGTGTTGTTAACCATGTTGTGGAACAAAATAAAGAGGGCACAGCAGCATATGAACGGGCATTGACTCTAGCAGAGGAAATCATTCCTCAG ggTCCAGTAGCACTCCGAATGGCAAAACTGGCGATAAACCAAGGAAGTGAG GTTGACATCAGTTCAGGATTGAAGTATGAAGAAGCATATTATGCACAG GTCATCCCTACTAAAGATCGAATTGAGGGCCTTATGGctttcaaagaaaagagaagaccAAAGTATAAAGGGCATTAA
- the LOC112571928 gene encoding methylglutaconyl-CoA hydratase, mitochondrial-like isoform X1: MAFRCLKQVIFSGKFPSRHFLGGPIAVRQNSCQTSEDEFCVNYLDGDREGIVVFSMRRFRYKNAMGRKIMQQFMEGMNQVKFDNAVRCVIIRSEVPGVFCAGADLKERAQMTNAEVSAFVQKLRFSLSELAGLPVPTIAAIDGAALGGGLELALACDMRIAACSAKIGLVETSLAIIPGAGGTQRLPRIVGVARAKELIFTSRVLDGVQAEKMGVVNHVVEQNKEGTAAYERALTLAEEIIPQGPVALRMAKLAINQGSEVDISSGLKYEEAYYAQVIPTKDRIEGLMAFKEKRRPKYKGH; encoded by the exons ATGGCCTTCCGCTGTCTGAAACAAGTcattttttcaggaaaatttCCTTCGCGCCATTTTCTTGGCGGTCCCATAGCAGTCCGACAGAATAGCTGCCAGACATCCGAAGACGAATTTTGCGTGAACTATCTTGATGGAGACAGAGAAG GAATTGTTGTCTTTTCCATGCGGAGATTTAGATACAAGAATGCCATGGGAAGAAAAATTATGCAACAG TTCATGGAAGGGATGAATCAAGTAAAGTTTGACAATGCTGTTCGTTGTGTCATCATACGTAGTGAGGTCCCTGGAGTGTTTTGTGCAG GAGCTGACTTGAAAGAACGTGCACAGATGACAAATGCGGAAGTGTCAGCCTTTGTTCAGAAACTTCGTTTCTCTCTTTCGGAGTTGGCTGGGCTTCCTGTTCCAACTATAGCAGCAATAGATGGTGCAGCCTTGGGTGGTGGACTAGAGTTGGCGTTAGCTTGTGACATGCGAATAGCTG cctgtTCTGCAAAGATAGGATTGGTAGAGACATCACTTGCAATTATTCCTGGTGCTG GTGGGACACAACGTTTACCTCGTATTGTTGGTGTAGCTCGTGCAAAGGAACTGATTTTTACAAGTCGAGTTTTGGATGGCGTGCAGGCTGAAAAGATGGGTGTTGTTAACCATGTTGTGGAACAAAATAAAGAGGGCACAGCAGCATATGAACGGGCATTGACTCTAGCAGAGGAAATCATTCCTCAG ggTCCAGTAGCACTCCGAATGGCAAAACTGGCGATAAACCAAGGAAGTGAG GTTGACATCAGTTCAGGATTGAAGTATGAAGAAGCATATTATGCACAG GTCATCCCTACTAAAGATCGAATTGAGGGCCTTATGGctttcaaagaaaagagaagaccAAAGTATAAAGGGCATTAA
- the LOC112571927 gene encoding protein CLN8-like encodes MTGQETSATAVPPEISNSWELVEYIHPALLSLDYTQTRVKFAIIGASFALWAVVFVLSAIVASATLTYQKLRLKEKIFWNLALVRASFGFFSMFVGAWAIFTHTEMDKDVVFGTTSTSHFALLVTVGFFLFECGALTLSDIFFKSFSFLLNLHHWLSLVGYSLVIYIEAGHCFGCKGLILEMSTPFSALCWTLLKAGKERSLLWKANQFLLVHAFHLRNVVECLFWYITYQNWTYIRENMPTPIFLALYVQLTLVSLIMTPYWTYKKTVQMINPIDWNFESQKRPRNMSYANGNAETETKKEQ; translated from the coding sequence ATGACTGGACAAGAGACCTCCGCCACTGCTGTACCTCCGGAAATCTCCAACTCGTGGGAACTAGTCGAGTACATCCACCCCGCCCTACTCTCTCTAGACTACACCCAGACCAGGGTCAAGTTCGCGATTATTGGTGCCTCCTTTGCACTCTGGGCTGTCGTCTTCGTCTTGTCGGCAATCGTCGCTTCTGCCACCTTGACTTACCAAAAGTTGCGATTAAAAGAGAAGATATTCTGGAATCTTGCGTTGGTGAGGGCTTCCTTCGGCTTCTTCAGCATGTTCGTGGGTGCTTGGGCCATCTTCACCCACACGGAGATGGACAAAGACGTGGTTTTCGGCACGACATCCACCAGTCACTTTGCACTTTTAGTCACCGTTGGCTTCTTCTTGTTCGAATGCGGCGCTTTGACCCTGTCAGACATCTTTTTTAAGAGCTTCAGCTTCCTGCTCAACCTTCACCACTGGCTCTCCCTTGTGGGCTACTCGCTGGTCATCTACATTGAAGCTGGTCACTGCTTCGGTTGCAAGGGCCTCATTTTGGAGATGAGCACTCCCTTTTCCGCGCTGTGCTGGACCCTCCTGAAGGCCGGCAAGGAGAGAAGCCTCCTCTGGAAGGCTAACCAGTTCCTCCTTGTTCATGCCTTCCACCTGCGTAACGTGGTGGAGTGCTTGTTCTGGTACATCACATACCAGAACTGGACCTACATCCGGGAAAACATGCCTACGCCCATTTTTCTGGCCTTGTATGTTCAGCTAACCTTGGTGTCCCTGATAATGACCCCATACTGGACCTACAAGAAAACGGTTCAGATGATCAACCCGATAGACTGGAACTTTGAAAGCCAAAAGAGGCCCCGAAACATGAGCTATGCAAATGGAAATGCAGAAACGGAAACTAAAAAAGAACAGTAG